In the Oryza glaberrima chromosome 6, OglaRS2, whole genome shotgun sequence genome, one interval contains:
- the LOC127777857 gene encoding probable galacturonosyltransferase-like 9, which yields MPARAAAAAAAVALLLAVCAQAAALPRFAEAPEYRNGEGCPAAATAAAGVCDAGLVHISMTLDAHYLRGSMAAVYSLLKHASCPESLFFHFLAEEEVGGGGDLRRAVAASFPSLRFEIYAFRAEAVAGLISASVRAALESPLNYARNHLADLLPRCVPRAIYLDSDVLAVDDVRRLWETRLPAAAVVAAPEYCHANFSRYFTPAFWSDPGLGRRVFAGRRRPPCYFNTGVMVIDLRRWRAGNYRHRIERWMEIQKEKRIYELGSLPPFLLVFAGEVEAVDHRWNQHGLGGDNVRGSCRPLHDGPVSLMHWSGKGKPWDRLDAGNPCPLDHTWKSYDLYVAGDDGAAASSPASGPALSSTSTTWPALVFSW from the coding sequence ATGCCGGCGcgggccgcggcggctgcggctgcggtggcgcTGCTGCTGGCCGTCTGcgctcaggcggcggcgctgccgagGTTCGCTGAGGCGCCGGAGTACAGGAACGGGGAAGGGTgtcccgcggcggcgacggcggcggcgggggtgtgTGACGCTGGGCTGGTGCACATCTCGATGACGCTGGACGCGCACTACCTGCGCGGGTCCATGGCGGCGGTGTACTCGCTGCTCAAGCACGCCTCCTGCCCGGAGTCGCTCTTCTTCCACTTcttggcggaggaggaggttgggggtggtggtgacctgcggcgcgccgtggcggcgtcgTTCCCGTCGCTGCGGTTCGAGATCTACGCGTTCAGGGCGGAGGCCGTGGCGGGGCTCATCTCGGCGTCCGTGCGCGCCGCGCTGGAGTCGCCGCTCAACTACGCGCGGAACCACCTCGCCGACCTGCTCCCGCGCTGCGTGCCCCGCGCGATCTACCTCGACTCCGAcgtgctcgccgtcgacgacgtgcGGCGCCTCTGGGAGacgcgcctccccgccgccgccgtcgtcgcggcgccCGAGTACTGCCACGCCAACTTCTCCCGCTACTTCACCCCGGCGTTCTGGTCCGACCCAGGCCTCGGCCGCCGCGtcttcgccggccgccgccgcccgccctgCTACTTCAACACCGGCGTCATGGTCATCGACCTCCGCCGCTGGCGCGCCGGCAACTACCGCCACCGCATCGAGCGGTGGATGgagatccagaaggagaagcgCATCTACGAGCTGGGCTCGctgccgcccttcctcctcgtcttcgccggcgaggtcgaggccgTCGACCACCGCTGGAACCAGCACGGCCTCGGCGGCGACAACGTGCGCGGCAGCTGCCGCCCGCTCCACGACGGGCCGGTCAGCCTCATGCACTGGTCAGGCAAGGGGAAGCCATGGGACCGCCTCGACGCCGGCAACCCGTGCCCGCTCGACCACACCTGGAAGTCCTACGACCTCTACGTCGCcggggacgacggcgccgccgcctcctcgccggcgtccggGCCGGCGttgtcgtcgacgtcgacgacgtgGCCCGCATTGGTGTTCTCTTGGTAG